The Chloroflexota bacterium DNA window ATTGAATATGAAGATATCGATGTGGTCATCAATAAAGATGCTGCCGAAAAAGCGCGCAGCCTGGCCAGGGGCAAATTGGTGACGCCAACTTTCGATATCAATGGCACCATTATCCTCGATTGGAATGAACGGCGAATAGCTGAGTTGGTGTTGAAATAGCGGCAATGGTGGGTCATTGCGTATAGAAATGTGCATTGGAAGACTTAAAATAAAAAATCTGGCATCGTAGATGCCAGATTTTTTGTGGGCGGTATTGGGCTCGAACCAACGACCTTTGCGATGTCAACGCAACGCTCTAACCAACTGAGCTAACCGCCCGAACTTGTGCTGAATTACCGAATCAGCGAGGGGAATTATACCACTGCCACTTGGGTTTGCAAGACTTTTATGAACATCCGCTACAAATACTCCCGCGCTGCTTTGAGTCTATCGCGCTTGACATATAGATAAACTTCGATTAGAATTCTGAACGTATAGATAAACATCAATTTGATATTGCGTACGCATCAAACTCATGGAAACAGTAACATTTATTACCAACACCGTTGAATTTGCCAAGGCTTTAGCCGATGAAACCCGCCAAAAAATTATGGCGCTGTGTTGCTGCGAATTGGTCAGCGTCAATGACCTTGTTGAAAAGCTCGATGTTGCCCAGCCGACCGTTTCCCATCACTTGAAGATTCTCAAAAATGCTGGATTGGTAAAATCGGAGCGACGCGGCAAGCAAGTTTTCTACACCCTCGATCAGGAGAGTTTGGCACGCGGCTGCTGTCAGGTTGCCGAGGATTTTGCTCCCAATCAGCCCGTAAAAATGGTCATCAGTGTGCCGGAATAAAACGGTGTTTTTTTGCCACAATAAATAGATACATATAAATACTTCTATATAAGGAGAAAAAATGACAACTCAAACATCACAAAAAGCCGCCACAGATATTCGCTCTGCAGTACGAGAGCGCTATGGAAACTTTGCCGAACAACACCAACCTGGATCGCAGGCTGACTGCGGCTGCTCTTCCACACAAAGTTCTTGTTGCAGTCCTTCGGATGATCTTCTTCAGCTGGAAACCGTCGCGCACATCTATGAAGACCCCGCAGCCTTTGATTTGCCCGCCGATGTCACCGAACTTTCCCTGGGGTGTGGGGATCCAGTCACGTTAGCTGCTTTAGAAGTCGGCCAAACCGTATTGGATTTGGGCTCCGGCGGCGGGATTGATTGTTTTCTGGCGGCCAAAAAAGTTGGCCCTACCGGAAAAGTGATTGGTGTGGATATGACCCCCGCGATGCTCGAACGCGCTCGCGCCAACAAAGCAAAACTGGGTGCAGACAATGTTGAATTCCGTTTGGGCGAGATCGAAAACCTACCTGTTGCCGATGAGACTGTGGATGTAATTATCTCCAATTGCGTCATCAACCTCAGCCCCGATAAACCCCAGGTGCTTCGGGAAACGTTTCGGGCGCTGCGTCCGGGGGGCAAATTAGCCGTGAGCGATATTGTTACCGATGGCCCGCTGCCACAGGAAATCAAATCCAGCGTAAGTGCCTGGGCTGGTTGCATTGCTGGTGCGCTGGATGTTCAGGAATTTATTGCCTCTATTGAAGCCGCAGGGTTTGTAGATGTAGAAATGAAAGCGGTATACTGGGGTAAAGAAATGGCAGACGAAGCCATTCGGCAGCTTGATCTTAGTGATAGGTTGATTGAAAACAAGCACATTTTCGATAAAATGATTTTCAGCGCCAAGATTACAGCCCGCAAACCTGAATAAAAGCAAGCTCTATAAAAAAGAGTCCGGAGACTGCTTCGCAGCCCCCGGACTCTTTTTTGTGTTTATGGCAAGAAATTCCAGGGGTTAACTCGGGCGGAACCATACAGAATTTCAAAGTGCAGGTGTGGCCCCGACGAAGCGCCTGTACTTCCCATTGCGCCAACGGTTGCGCCCTGGTATACACTTTCCCCACAATTGACATAGTAGCCATCAAGATGAGCATACAACGATTGCCAGTCGTTGCCGTGATCAATTACTACCAGATTGCCGTAGCCACTGTAGCTCCAGCCTGCATACACCACCACGCCATCATCAATCGCCGAAATCGTATCGCCGGATTTGCCGCCGATGTCAATCCCCGAATGATTTGCCGCTGGGTTATAGTCGTAGCCCGAGAGCCAGTGTCCCGCCGTCGGCCAAATGAATACACCATCGCCGATGATGCCATCAGCCAACGTGCCGCAGTGACCAGGCCCATAGGTGCGCGCAACCGCCGGATTATCGCGCGGGATGCGTGGCGGGCCATAATCGATCAGTGCGCGCGTCCCGCCGGGGATAATCAACATTGTCCCGGCTTCAGCGCTGAAATTCTCAACCGTGGTTTGCGTCAAATCAAAATTATTCCCCGGCCATTGTAAGATTTCATTCGCATCCACGCCATAGAATTCGGCCACTTTAGCGAGTTGCTCCCCCTCACCCCACTTGTGATACGTGCCATCCACGGGCATAATGTTGAGGACTTGCCCCTCTTGCAGTTGATGGGGGTTATCTTGCAACGTGGCCGTATTAGCCCATAGGATCGTTTCGGGTTTCAAGCCGAATTGCTCGGCGATACCAAAAACCGAATCGCCAAATTCAACAGTATATTGGATAATTTTTGAGCGCGCCCGCGTGGGAATGGTGGTATGAATTTTTGCCTGCCGCCCAATCCCTGTACTGCTGATTTGATCTGGGGAGGGCATAGGGGGTAATGCTGCAATATAGCTTTGCGGCGTGGGCGTCATTTGTGGGGCAGAGAGCAGCCCGCCCCCTTCGTTGGGCAATCCGCTCATCACAGCACTTAAGTTGACTGAACGCAACGCCCAAACCACAATGATGACTAATACCAGCGACAGCAAGAGCGTCCCTGAACGCAAAACCGGTTCAACCAAACCGGCATGAGCAATTTGAGTCCAAAATTGCTCAAAAAGACCGGACGACGAATCGTCGCCCGGCGTTTCTTGTTCTGCAACCGCTCTGGGTTGAGCAGGTTCAGGAGTATATTCCTCTTCATCAAAGAGATCGCTATCGTTTAGCGGATCGTATGCCATAAATGTGCCTCAACGCGAGGCATCATATCACCAGCATTTGCGGCAGTCAAGTTAGCAAAAAATGAGTCGCAAAGAGAGATTACTCTCCCTCAAAGGTGATCCCATCAAAAAAATCGTCGCCCACAGCTTCGCTCGGGGCGGGTGAGGCCTGCATGAAGAGGTCTACACTCCCGAAGCCGAGCAACCGAAATAGCCAACGGAAGGCCCCCCCAGTGATTGCTGGTCCAATTTGGCTGGCATGGCATTGCGACGCGGCTGCTTTGCGTTTTTCTACAGCGCGATAGTTGATCTTGACATGGGTAGGAAAATCTACAATCAATTGCGTCAAATCAATATCTTCATTGCGTCCCCAACGACTGGGGTCTTTGCCAAACAGTTGCAACAAACGTATGGCAACGCGCAGAAAGCGTTTTGAAATCGTATGATAATAGAGCCGCCGCGGCTGATATGTTGGCAAATTACTCTGATAAGCAGCATCTCCGGCCATAGAAAAGGCCTGCGTAGCCGCTTTGTGGATGTGAATATGATCCGGATGGCGGTAGCCGCCAATTGGGTCAAAGGTCAGGACAACCTGGGGTTTAAATGCGCGTATCAGATTGGCAACCTGCGCGGCAACATCCTCCAGCGGGGCGTTAATAAATGCCTCGGGGTACTCGTTATCGGGGGAGCCGACCATCCCTGAATCGCGATAGTCAAGAAAATGTACGCCTGCCAACCCCAAGTGACCTGCTGCACAGCGCAGTTCGGCTTCGCGCAAGTCTGCAATTGAAGTAAAGTCCAGCAAATACTCTGGACCAACTTCACCAGCCTCGCCGCGGGTTGCGCAGATGAGGTGTACATCGACGCCGCGCTCGGCGTATAGCGCCAACGTGCCCCCCATACCGAACGATTCATCATCCGGGTGAGCGAGTACAGCTAAAATAGTGGCTTTGTAATTTGAATTAGACATAATTAGTACGATTATACCTTTCTGTTCAAATATATGCTATCCTAAGAGTACCTGGCTTGCCGGGCCATTGCCCGAGCGAGATACGGCTATTGAAATTTAAAAATTTCAAATTTGTAACATTTATTCAATTAAATGACGATAGAATACAGGCATTTCTGCGCCTGCAAAATGTTGGTTGTGGTATAAAAATACCAAATATAATAAAACCTTATAATTGTGGAGTTTCTTTGCAATGGAAGACCGTTTGCAACGTATCATTGCTCAACTGGAACCTCTGGATGAAAAATGGAATGATGCCATTATTCAGTTTCTTTTCGAGCAATTAGAGTCGAATGATGCTTCAGGGGAATCGCGGTGTGTATGGCTGACGGAAATGATGCAACTGATTGAAGCGGTCACAACGATTGCAAATCTGACCGATTATCAAAAGATTGCTGTCAAAGCTGCGGCAGATATACGCAAGCTCATGCAGGCTGAAAATGCTGTTTTTCTGCAATGGAATGCTGTTGCCGAAAAATTGGCTGCGTTGGATGACAGTCAGGCCTTTGAGAGCGAATCTAAACCTCACCATGGCACTCACCCCGACCCGGGT harbors:
- a CDS encoding winged helix-turn-helix transcriptional regulator, whose protein sequence is METVTFITNTVEFAKALADETRQKIMALCCCELVSVNDLVEKLDVAQPTVSHHLKILKNAGLVKSERRGKQVFYTLDQESLARGCCQVAEDFAPNQPVKMVISVPE
- the arsM gene encoding arsenite methyltransferase → MTTQTSQKAATDIRSAVRERYGNFAEQHQPGSQADCGCSSTQSSCCSPSDDLLQLETVAHIYEDPAAFDLPADVTELSLGCGDPVTLAALEVGQTVLDLGSGGGIDCFLAAKKVGPTGKVIGVDMTPAMLERARANKAKLGADNVEFRLGEIENLPVADETVDVIISNCVINLSPDKPQVLRETFRALRPGGKLAVSDIVTDGPLPQEIKSSVSAWAGCIAGALDVQEFIASIEAAGFVDVEMKAVYWGKEMADEAIRQLDLSDRLIENKHIFDKMIFSAKITARKPE
- a CDS encoding peptidoglycan DD-metalloendopeptidase family protein, producing the protein MAYDPLNDSDLFDEEEYTPEPAQPRAVAEQETPGDDSSSGLFEQFWTQIAHAGLVEPVLRSGTLLLSLVLVIIVVWALRSVNLSAVMSGLPNEGGGLLSAPQMTPTPQSYIAALPPMPSPDQISSTGIGRQAKIHTTIPTRARSKIIQYTVEFGDSVFGIAEQFGLKPETILWANTATLQDNPHQLQEGQVLNIMPVDGTYHKWGEGEQLAKVAEFYGVDANEILQWPGNNFDLTQTTVENFSAEAGTMLIIPGGTRALIDYGPPRIPRDNPAVARTYGPGHCGTLADGIIGDGVFIWPTAGHWLSGYDYNPAANHSGIDIGGKSGDTISAIDDGVVVYAGWSYSGYGNLVVIDHGNDWQSLYAHLDGYYVNCGESVYQGATVGAMGSTGASSGPHLHFEILYGSARVNPWNFLP
- a CDS encoding GlcNAc-PI de-N-acetylase, producing MSNSNYKATILAVLAHPDDESFGMGGTLALYAERGVDVHLICATRGEAGEVGPEYLLDFTSIADLREAELRCAAGHLGLAGVHFLDYRDSGMVGSPDNEYPEAFINAPLEDVAAQVANLIRAFKPQVVLTFDPIGGYRHPDHIHIHKAATQAFSMAGDAAYQSNLPTYQPRRLYYHTISKRFLRVAIRLLQLFGKDPSRWGRNEDIDLTQLIVDFPTHVKINYRAVEKRKAAASQCHASQIGPAITGGAFRWLFRLLGFGSVDLFMQASPAPSEAVGDDFFDGITFEGE